A region from the Corallococcus caeni genome encodes:
- a CDS encoding DUF2267 domain-containing protein, whose amino-acid sequence MASTVPPDTHAVPVKERDESLDLQPFLDEIQGDAVMHTQGLEAREAASAVFCSLARRLSDGEDVKLFRALKGGIGAILGACSVHRGPSRAKRIGRDEFITDVADHLNIKPDQAFRVVTAVFTAVRDRIPEDEVHAVASQLPADLGDLFRRPV is encoded by the coding sequence ATGGCCTCGACTGTTCCTCCCGACACCCACGCCGTGCCCGTCAAGGAGCGCGACGAGTCACTCGACCTGCAGCCGTTCCTGGACGAAATCCAGGGCGACGCGGTCATGCACACCCAGGGCCTGGAGGCCCGGGAGGCCGCCAGCGCGGTGTTCTGCTCGCTTGCCCGGCGGCTGTCGGATGGCGAGGACGTGAAGCTCTTCCGTGCGCTGAAGGGCGGCATCGGCGCCATCCTGGGCGCCTGCTCGGTGCACCGGGGGCCCTCGCGCGCGAAGCGCATTGGCCGCGATGAGTTCATCACCGACGTGGCCGACCACCTGAACATCAAGCCGGACCAGGCCTTCCGCGTCGTCACCGCGGTGTTCACCGCCGTGCGCGACCGCATCCCCGAGGACGAGGTCCACGCCGTGGCGTCACAGCTGCCCGCGGACCTGGGCGACCTGTTCCGCAGGCCTGTCTGA